A genomic stretch from Candidatus Nitrososphaera gargensis Ga9.2 includes:
- a CDS encoding NUDIX hydrolase has protein sequence MGRGSVRAIRSSTIYSGGINLRRDRFMLGGKVIDKEIVEHKDSVGIVAISGSDDVILVTQYRRAADRVLLEIPAGKMEKGETPRQAAIREMAEEIGYSGKLEPLTRWYLAPGYSTELMHVFVATNLRKIVRGPLDDDENIKIKKVKLSAAVKKCLSGEIQDSKTVAALLVYSQSD, from the coding sequence ATGGGAAGAGGAAGCGTCAGGGCAATCAGGAGTAGCACGATCTACTCCGGCGGAATCAACCTCAGGCGCGACAGGTTCATGCTTGGGGGCAAAGTCATCGACAAAGAGATAGTCGAGCACAAAGACTCTGTCGGGATAGTGGCAATCAGCGGAAGCGACGATGTCATCCTAGTCACGCAGTACAGACGCGCCGCGGACAGAGTGCTTCTTGAGATTCCTGCTGGCAAGATGGAAAAAGGCGAGACGCCAAGGCAAGCTGCAATTCGAGAGATGGCCGAGGAGATCGGCTACTCTGGCAAGCTTGAACCGCTGACGAGATGGTACCTTGCACCTGGCTACTCTACAGAGCTGATGCACGTGTTTGTCGCCACCAACCTGAGAAAGATAGTCCGCGGCCCCTTGGACGATGACGAGAACATCAAGATCAAAAAAGTAAAGTTGAGCGCGGCCGTCAAGAAATGCCTCAGCGGCGAGATTCAGGATAGCAAGACCGTTGCCGCCCTTCTCGTCTACAGCCAGTCTGATTGA
- a CDS encoding winged helix-turn-helix domain-containing protein: MKYRSRTDITAQILEAANGGVTKTKIMYKAFLSYAQLKEYLTVLVENKLLEYIEGEQIYKTTDKGNRFLKIYNQIGEYVAPDLEK, translated from the coding sequence ATGAAATATAGAAGCAGAACTGATATAACTGCACAAATTCTAGAAGCTGCAAATGGCGGCGTTACAAAGACCAAGATAATGTACAAAGCGTTCTTATCGTACGCCCAGCTGAAAGAGTACCTTACAGTGCTGGTTGAAAACAAGCTGCTTGAATACATCGAGGGGGAGCAGATCTACAAGACGACTGACAAGGGCAACCGCTTCTTGAAGATATACAACCAGATCGGCGAGTATGTTGCGCCAGACCTAGAAAAGTAA
- a CDS encoding helix-turn-helix domain-containing protein: MSETRFNLIHEHERTGESVTNICRKYGVSRKTYYKWKKRYLARGIDGLKDLSRRPHNTKEQKVTPELEQTILGLRLESKFGTARIKFRLKRLGVSLSSRIVYKVLKRYGLNKLSCKLKRKYRRFSKRHPNDMVQMDIHTGSVLPA, translated from the coding sequence GTGTCAGAGACAAGATTCAACCTTATTCACGAGCACGAACGTACCGGCGAGAGCGTCACCAACATCTGCAGAAAGTACGGCGTATCAAGGAAGACATACTACAAGTGGAAGAAAAGGTACCTTGCACGCGGCATCGACGGACTGAAGGACCTGTCTAGGAGACCACACAATACGAAAGAACAGAAGGTGACGCCTGAGCTCGAACAGACCATCCTCGGCCTGCGTCTGGAAAGCAAGTTTGGTACTGCCAGAATAAAATTCAGGTTAAAGAGGCTAGGAGTATCCCTGAGCAGCAGGATCGTCTACAAAGTGCTGAAAAGGTACGGTCTGAACAAGCTCAGCTGCAAGCTGAAGAGAAAGTACAGGCGCTTTAGCAAGAGACACCCAAACGACATGGTCCAGATGGACATACATACTGGGTCCGTTTTACCTGCATAA
- a CDS encoding NAD(P)/FAD-dependent oxidoreductase, with translation MARAAGLIGEEKKAGQKNLFDVAIIGAGYAGLSAALLFGRYLVSAVVFDGGRARNSMTRRVHGYPGLENSSPKALIGKMCADVAKYRSIIVVRSTVRAVKRRGRHFAVMTGALTFQARYVVIATGVQDIKPRIKNLEKFDDDGAWHCPYCDGLETAGRRLAVIVSGKNPLSFAKEFLGHRISRCFYASAG, from the coding sequence GTGGCAAGAGCTGCAGGTCTGATTGGAGAAGAAAAGAAGGCAGGCCAGAAAAATTTATTCGATGTGGCAATCATCGGGGCAGGATATGCAGGGCTTTCGGCGGCGCTCTTGTTTGGGCGGTATCTTGTTTCAGCAGTCGTATTTGATGGCGGCAGAGCAAGGAACTCGATGACCAGACGTGTGCACGGCTACCCGGGCCTTGAGAACTCGTCTCCCAAAGCGCTCATTGGGAAGATGTGTGCAGATGTAGCCAAGTACAGATCAATAATAGTGGTCAGGAGCACGGTGCGTGCTGTCAAAAGGCGTGGTAGGCATTTTGCAGTCATGACAGGCGCGCTAACCTTTCAGGCAAGGTACGTGGTTATTGCGACGGGCGTGCAGGACATCAAGCCCAGAATAAAGAATCTCGAGAAATTTGACGATGACGGGGCATGGCACTGTCCATACTGCGATGGGCTTGAAACTGCCGGCAGGAGGCTTGCCGTGATCGTGTCTGGAAAGAACCCATTATCTTTTGCAAAGGAATTTCTTGGACACAGGATATCACGATGTTTTTACGCAAGTGCAGGCTGA
- a CDS encoding zinc finger domain-containing protein: MYAGSYDMPNCNACGKEVRPGELSESFSCPKCRNARIWRCEGCKGKQKKYRCTACGYEGR; the protein is encoded by the coding sequence ATGTACGCCGGTTCGTACGACATGCCAAACTGCAACGCCTGCGGCAAGGAAGTGAGGCCGGGCGAATTATCAGAGAGTTTCAGCTGCCCCAAATGCAGAAACGCAAGGATATGGCGCTGCGAGGGCTGCAAGGGCAAGCAGAAAAAGTACAGGTGCACAGCCTGCGGTTACGAAGGCCGCTAG
- the tmk gene encoding dTMP kinase, producing MATKGKIIVLEGTDKAGKTTQSRMLAEALKVLGKVCVIIDFPDYTTPIGTEIRAFLDGRRDYPAEVKHLLFSANRWEKKKEIESMVENGTIVVMNRYWQSNLIYGAANGMDTSWLLNLDKGLPEEDLVIIILVNPSISTKRAESQDAFESNPQLAAWAYKNYLKFAKQFGWKVIDGSKSKDQVHQEVMKIVRKELKV from the coding sequence GTGGCAACAAAGGGCAAGATAATCGTACTAGAAGGCACCGACAAGGCAGGCAAAACAACCCAGTCCAGGATGCTCGCAGAGGCCCTGAAGGTTTTGGGCAAGGTCTGCGTCATTATCGATTTTCCGGACTATACCACGCCCATAGGCACAGAAATAAGGGCGTTCCTTGACGGCAGGCGCGACTATCCTGCAGAGGTCAAGCACCTGCTATTCTCTGCCAACCGGTGGGAGAAAAAGAAAGAGATCGAGAGCATGGTGGAGAACGGCACCATAGTGGTGATGAACCGCTACTGGCAGTCAAATTTGATATACGGCGCTGCAAACGGCATGGACACAAGCTGGCTTTTGAATCTCGATAAGGGGCTGCCAGAGGAAGACCTCGTCATCATCATCTTGGTCAACCCAAGCATATCGACCAAGCGCGCCGAGAGCCAAGACGCCTTCGAGTCGAACCCTCAGCTTGCTGCCTGGGCATACAAGAACTACTTGAAATTTGCAAAGCAGTTTGGCTGGAAGGTCATAGACGGCTCAAAGAGCAAGGATCAGGTTCACCAAGAGGTAATGAAGATAGTAAGGAAAGAGCTGAAAGTTTAA
- a CDS encoding ribosomal protein L13e: protein MQAAKPTVRNGYIVRAGRGYSLDELREAGLDLRVARKSGVPVDMWRQTKYPENIEQLKSIAKTIIIVPSKKRKKE, encoded by the coding sequence ATGCAAGCAGCCAAGCCAACGGTCAGGAACGGATACATTGTCAGGGCAGGAAGGGGCTATTCGCTGGACGAGCTGAGGGAAGCCGGCCTTGACCTACGGGTTGCTAGAAAGAGCGGCGTGCCGGTGGATATGTGGAGGCAGACAAAATATCCAGAGAATATCGAACAGCTGAAATCGATCGCCAAGACAATAATAATTGTGCCGTCCAAGAAAAGGAAGAAGGAATAG
- a CDS encoding tRNA pseudouridine(13) synthase TruD, which translates to MTLYVSKIDRLAGIECYCTSFAGTGGSIKQRSEGFRVSELVDELLVGNISLTFDNRHRYPLYILEKHDIDSNHALFEIERECRMRLRVMGIKDAKAVTTQYASADRVMRNPPGELKTKHTRLTLEGFTRRPLGKEFLAGNKFEITIHRPRSHDLSGLLPEIDKVGNFYGLQRFGSERLVTHLVGREIVKRNFRRAVELLLSYTTEYDTPASKEIRSKSADPGNYRQVLRILPRGMDIERQVLTALVAGKDAVSALRTVPITIRRLFVQAYQAYIFNKCLSTAVINGEDLLQPAAGDLCFEMEGPATFGRIIKYDHASKAKKMVPAIRMAGYTFQPGKGRFENITKAILQEEGVTAKDFYVKEMQELSHQGGFRQAPLWCMDFSYSKNPQLIVSFKLPKGSYATTLLREIIKPQDPIRSGF; encoded by the coding sequence ATGACCCTTTATGTCTCCAAGATCGACAGGCTTGCAGGAATAGAATGCTACTGTACAAGCTTTGCCGGCACGGGCGGGTCTATCAAGCAAAGGAGCGAGGGCTTTAGAGTTTCCGAGCTGGTAGACGAGTTGCTTGTGGGCAACATATCGCTAACATTTGACAACCGGCACCGCTACCCCCTCTACATTCTTGAAAAGCACGATATCGACTCAAACCACGCGCTATTTGAGATCGAGCGCGAATGCAGGATGAGGCTTAGGGTGATGGGGATAAAGGACGCCAAGGCCGTGACGACGCAGTATGCCAGCGCGGACAGAGTGATGAGAAACCCGCCGGGAGAATTAAAGACCAAGCACACCCGGCTCACACTAGAAGGCTTTACCCGGCGGCCGCTTGGCAAAGAGTTCCTTGCAGGCAACAAGTTTGAAATAACGATCCACAGGCCTCGCTCGCATGACCTGTCAGGCCTGCTCCCGGAAATAGACAAGGTAGGTAACTTTTACGGACTCCAACGCTTTGGAAGCGAAAGGCTGGTGACGCACCTTGTGGGAAGGGAAATTGTCAAGCGCAACTTCAGGCGCGCAGTAGAGCTCCTGCTGTCGTATACCACGGAATACGATACTCCTGCAAGCAAGGAGATCCGCAGCAAGAGTGCTGACCCGGGCAACTACCGGCAAGTGCTCAGAATACTGCCAAGGGGTATGGACATCGAGCGGCAGGTGCTGACGGCGCTTGTCGCCGGCAAGGACGCAGTTTCGGCTCTGCGTACAGTGCCTATTACGATCCGCCGGCTGTTCGTGCAGGCGTACCAGGCCTACATCTTTAACAAGTGCTTGAGCACGGCTGTCATCAACGGAGAGGATCTGCTCCAGCCGGCCGCTGGCGACCTCTGCTTTGAGATGGAGGGGCCGGCCACGTTTGGCAGGATAATCAAGTACGACCATGCTTCAAAGGCTAAAAAAATGGTGCCGGCCATAAGGATGGCAGGCTATACATTCCAGCCCGGCAAGGGCAGGTTTGAAAATATCACCAAGGCAATCCTGCAGGAGGAGGGCGTGACTGCAAAGGACTTTTACGTCAAGGAGATGCAGGAGCTCAGCCACCAGGGAGGCTTTAGGCAGGCGCCGCTCTGGTGCATGGACTTTTCCTACAGCAAAAACCCTCAACTGATAGTATCATTCAAGCTTCCAAAGGGATCGTACGCGACCACGCTCTTACGCGAGATAATCAAACCACAAGACCCGATCAGGAGCGGTTTTTAG
- a CDS encoding integrase core domain-containing protein, with protein sequence MKENDIRDKPIPTAYPQLQGKVEAYNKIVKNEFLAVENIIDREDGKARYTMFVNAYNMDREHGGIGGLTPQERWSQLQLLNTPTRNRNRLRSVTHLCKYNN encoded by the coding sequence CTGAAAGAGAATGACATCAGGGACAAGCCCATACCAACTGCGTATCCTCAGCTGCAGGGCAAGGTTGAAGCCTACAACAAGATAGTGAAAAATGAGTTCCTGGCAGTTGAAAACATCATTGACAGGGAAGACGGAAAGGCAAGGTACACCATGTTTGTCAATGCATACAACATGGACAGGGAGCATGGCGGCATAGGAGGGCTGACGCCACAGGAGAGGTGGTCACAATTGCAATTGTTAAATACGCCTACAAGGAACAGGAATCGGCTGCGCAGTGTTACCCATCTGTGTAAGTACAACAATTAA
- a CDS encoding EVE domain-containing protein: MAYWLFKQEPSTYNYSQLEKDGKTIWDGVANNLALKHLRSVKKGDRALFYHTGEEKQVVGIMEITSDPYPDPKDRSLVVVDVRPAGRLAKPVTLDAIKRDSAFSDWELVRISRLSVMPVPDRLWDRIMKMSIR, from the coding sequence ATGGCATACTGGCTGTTCAAGCAAGAGCCCTCCACTTACAACTATTCACAGCTGGAAAAGGACGGCAAGACGATATGGGACGGGGTGGCAAACAACCTAGCCCTCAAGCACCTAAGGAGCGTGAAAAAGGGCGACAGGGCGCTGTTTTACCATACCGGCGAAGAAAAGCAGGTGGTAGGCATCATGGAAATAACATCCGATCCATATCCGGACCCAAAAGATAGGTCGCTTGTAGTGGTCGATGTACGGCCAGCCGGGAGGCTTGCCAAGCCGGTGACACTTGACGCAATAAAGCGAGACTCGGCGTTTTCTGATTGGGAGCTGGTGAGGATATCAAGGCTGTCGGTGATGCCAGTCCCAGATAGGCTGTGGGATAGGATAATGAAAATGAGTATCAGATAA
- a CDS encoding HD domain-containing protein, translating into MIEAMEFAGEITDPVHRSIRFSEVEKEVIDSPAFQRLRRIRQLAGAHLIYPSAQHSRFEHSLGAMHIAGLAGETLLGKGYIDHAEAVQDLRLAALLHDIGHGPFSHLFEEVLEYRCNTTHEEMGRRIITQTEIADILDRHGHSADQICQLSFGQPKVNFMNEIISGGLSADIMDYLPRDGLFTGAEYAKVDYHRLTSSLEVSRNRLAINRSALNSLESMLISRYEMFKAVYFHKTVRSAEVMLLHSMIAADEALGLTDTSLDNYLGLTDEATLERLCALDSSGKYAFAGKMARDYRDRRLLKSVYEKFLHKRDKQKMDRKALQATAARIADAAGVDRNHVFVDASRAHSMPLTPSKEEMYSVLVVDKDRVYEMPVSEIPLVESISGFFDMLRVYTTAENRQKVERSVKKVLGEQETLYMGAGKLGR; encoded by the coding sequence GTGATAGAAGCAATGGAGTTCGCAGGCGAGATAACCGACCCTGTGCACAGGTCGATCAGGTTCTCGGAGGTCGAAAAGGAAGTCATTGACAGTCCTGCGTTTCAGCGCCTGCGCCGGATACGGCAACTGGCCGGCGCGCACCTTATCTATCCAAGCGCGCAGCACTCTCGCTTTGAGCATTCGCTTGGCGCCATGCACATCGCAGGGCTTGCCGGCGAGACCTTGCTTGGCAAGGGTTACATTGACCACGCAGAAGCTGTGCAGGACCTCCGGCTCGCCGCGCTCTTGCATGACATCGGGCACGGGCCATTTTCGCACCTGTTTGAAGAAGTTCTGGAGTACCGCTGCAACACCACACACGAAGAGATGGGCAGACGGATCATCACGCAGACAGAAATAGCCGACATTTTGGACAGGCATGGTCACAGCGCAGATCAGATATGTCAGCTATCGTTTGGCCAGCCAAAGGTGAATTTCATGAACGAGATCATTTCAGGCGGGCTATCGGCCGATATCATGGACTATTTGCCCCGCGACGGGCTTTTTACGGGAGCCGAGTACGCCAAGGTCGATTACCACAGACTGACAAGCTCGCTTGAAGTTTCAAGGAACAGGCTTGCAATAAACAGGTCCGCCCTCAACTCGCTCGAATCGATGCTCATCTCAAGGTATGAAATGTTCAAGGCGGTGTACTTTCACAAGACAGTGAGATCTGCAGAGGTTATGCTACTGCACTCCATGATCGCAGCAGACGAGGCGCTTGGGCTTACAGACACTTCCCTTGACAACTACCTTGGCCTGACAGATGAGGCCACACTTGAGCGGCTCTGCGCTCTTGACAGCAGCGGCAAGTATGCGTTTGCAGGCAAGATGGCCCGCGACTACCGCGATAGGCGGCTGTTAAAAAGCGTCTATGAAAAATTCCTGCACAAGCGCGACAAGCAAAAGATGGACAGAAAAGCGCTGCAGGCGACCGCGGCGCGGATAGCCGACGCGGCAGGAGTTGATAGGAACCATGTCTTTGTAGATGCGTCTCGCGCCCACTCTATGCCACTGACGCCAAGCAAGGAGGAGATGTATTCAGTGCTTGTGGTCGACAAGGACAGGGTGTATGAAATGCCGGTGTCAGAGATCCCACTTGTAGAGTCCATATCTGGGTTCTTTGACATGCTGCGCGTTTATACGACTGCTGAAAACCGGCAGAAGGTCGAGCGATCTGTTAAAAAGGTGCTGGGAGAACAGGAAACCCTGTACATGGGAGCGGGCAAACTTGGGCGCTAA
- a CDS encoding FAD-dependent oxidoreductase gives MFLRKCRLSKNERDEAAALGIKVVNDTIKHIAGRRGGLPKELICTGGRRYSADVVFYKLGYHVQSKLAERLGCKLDERYVKVGSEQQMTMPSVYAAGDVDTDRHFVVLAAAAGARVAISIYEKLLKEAVKAKVEGHKSL, from the coding sequence ATGTTTTTACGCAAGTGCAGGCTGAGCAAAAATGAAAGGGACGAGGCGGCAGCACTTGGCATCAAGGTGGTGAACGACACGATAAAGCACATAGCAGGCAGGCGCGGCGGGCTTCCAAAAGAGCTGATATGCACAGGAGGCCGGCGCTATTCTGCAGACGTGGTGTTTTACAAGCTCGGCTACCATGTGCAGAGCAAGCTGGCTGAGCGTCTTGGGTGCAAGTTGGACGAAAGATACGTCAAGGTCGGTAGCGAGCAGCAGATGACGATGCCTAGCGTTTATGCAGCCGGCGACGTAGATACTGACAGGCACTTTGTGGTACTGGCCGCAGCAGCGGGCGCGCGTGTGGCCATATCGATCTATGAAAAATTACTGAAGGAGGCTGTCAAGGCAAAAGTGGAAGGGCATAAATCTCTTTGA
- the hsp14 gene encoding archaeal heat shock protein Hsp14 encodes MGIGGYVARSIAKELDNRSREFYEFVMPAIDMVEDGSDLVVTIDLPGFAKKDINLWITGNVLSISAKRGQEEALGTVYYRHRPVRIEKKVLLPISVKEEDKVVGKATYENGVVTLRVPIPKTTNIPVT; translated from the coding sequence ATGGGCATTGGAGGATACGTGGCAAGAAGCATTGCCAAGGAGCTGGACAACAGGTCTAGGGAATTCTACGAGTTTGTCATGCCAGCTATAGACATGGTGGAGGATGGAAGCGACCTAGTGGTTACTATTGATCTTCCCGGCTTTGCCAAGAAGGACATTAACCTTTGGATAACCGGCAACGTCCTGTCTATAAGCGCCAAGAGAGGTCAGGAAGAAGCTCTCGGCACAGTCTATTACAGGCATAGGCCAGTCAGGATAGAGAAGAAGGTCCTGCTGCCGATATCTGTCAAGGAAGAGGACAAGGTAGTCGGCAAGGCGACCTATGAGAATGGCGTCGTGACGCTCAGGGTACCGATACCCAAGACGACCAACATCCCAGTAACATAA
- a CDS encoding winged helix-turn-helix transcriptional regulator: protein MLAFIQENPSCHLRKIKKELDLAMGTVQYHLDRLEKAGKVTSQKHGLHKYYFAAGFEENEKQLLEVLRLRVRSSYLL from the coding sequence ATACTTGCCTTTATACAAGAAAATCCTAGCTGCCATCTTAGGAAGATCAAAAAGGAGCTTGATCTGGCGATGGGCACTGTCCAGTACCACCTTGACAGGCTGGAGAAGGCGGGCAAGGTAACTTCCCAAAAACATGGCCTGCACAAGTACTACTTTGCCGCAGGGTTCGAGGAAAACGAAAAGCAGCTGCTTGAAGTTCTGAGACTGCGCGTGAGATCCTCATATTTATTATAG
- a CDS encoding ABC1 kinase family protein: MEHPAQIRKDRSIDDETPVFPHPSKLHVAKVVLKLLPVVISLRRDRREWVKKEGKNVDEEKYRRHARKALKTFIELGPSYIKLGQWLSTRVDILPQPYLEVLAKLQDDVPPALFSEIKPIIEAELGKVEDAFEEFDTAPLSGASLGQVYVAKYAGRQVIVKVGRPNIERIIEDDIYVLKKIMPLATRFIDPNLRFSAEGMLAQFIETVHEEMDYRVEAQNLLAIKENLADDPSVIIPDVFMERTSRHVLTMEYVPGTKITDIARLEEKGIDRERLVVRAHWLFFKMLLRHNIFHADPHPGNISVADDGRLILYDFGMVGRLDSETRIRLIRLYLGLLDKDPERTVNVLIELGALEPTVNRYVVERGIELSIQSMHGKQVDRMEVKALVDLANKTMSRFPFRLPKNLALYMRMASILEGIYHHHKVPFQFVKVLANLLEEEGLVRDAYIEEVKVSAKRFAKGIQDSVNVAPLLKTYLETMGPYDRQDRSDNAALAASILASALFVGSAVMLPYSPYLAYGGFAAAAAAVAVTLRKKL; the protein is encoded by the coding sequence GTGGAGCACCCGGCCCAGATCAGAAAAGACAGGAGTATCGACGATGAAACGCCTGTCTTTCCGCACCCTTCCAAGCTACATGTAGCCAAGGTCGTGCTCAAGCTCTTGCCGGTTGTCATCAGCCTGCGCAGGGACAGGCGCGAGTGGGTAAAGAAGGAGGGCAAGAACGTTGATGAGGAAAAGTATCGCCGTCATGCCCGCAAGGCGCTCAAGACGTTCATCGAGCTTGGCCCATCGTACATCAAGCTTGGTCAGTGGCTTTCAACCCGGGTTGACATCCTGCCGCAGCCCTATCTTGAAGTCCTTGCGAAACTGCAGGATGATGTGCCGCCTGCGCTATTCTCTGAAATAAAGCCGATAATCGAGGCCGAGCTTGGAAAGGTAGAGGACGCATTTGAAGAGTTTGACACGGCTCCGCTGTCCGGCGCGTCGCTTGGGCAGGTTTACGTCGCAAAATATGCCGGCAGGCAGGTCATTGTCAAGGTGGGCAGGCCCAACATCGAGCGGATAATCGAGGACGACATTTACGTCCTGAAAAAAATAATGCCGCTTGCGACCCGGTTCATTGACCCCAACCTGCGGTTCTCGGCAGAAGGCATGCTGGCACAGTTCATTGAAACAGTGCACGAAGAGATGGACTACAGGGTGGAAGCCCAGAACCTGCTCGCCATCAAGGAAAATCTGGCGGACGACCCGTCAGTCATAATACCTGACGTATTCATGGAAAGGACCAGCAGGCATGTGCTTACGATGGAATACGTGCCAGGCACAAAGATAACCGACATTGCAAGGTTGGAGGAAAAGGGGATCGATAGGGAAAGGCTGGTGGTGCGCGCGCACTGGTTGTTCTTTAAGATGCTCCTGCGCCACAACATCTTCCACGCCGACCCGCACCCCGGCAACATTTCAGTTGCCGATGATGGCCGGCTGATACTGTATGACTTTGGCATGGTCGGCAGGCTGGACAGCGAGACCCGCATCAGGCTCATTCGACTCTACCTCGGCCTTCTTGATAAGGACCCGGAGAGGACCGTCAACGTGTTAATAGAGCTTGGGGCGCTTGAGCCCACAGTCAACCGCTACGTCGTCGAGCGGGGCATCGAGCTTTCAATCCAGTCGATGCACGGCAAGCAGGTGGACAGGATGGAAGTGAAGGCGCTTGTCGACCTTGCAAACAAGACAATGAGCCGCTTTCCATTCCGGCTGCCAAAGAACCTTGCGCTCTACATGCGCATGGCCTCTATCCTCGAAGGCATCTACCACCACCACAAGGTGCCGTTCCAGTTTGTCAAGGTGCTAGCAAACCTGCTCGAAGAGGAAGGCTTGGTAAGAGACGCCTACATCGAGGAAGTAAAGGTCTCTGCAAAGAGGTTTGCAAAGGGCATACAGGATTCGGTGAACGTTGCTCCCTTGCTAAAAACATACTTGGAGACAATGGGACCTTATGACAGGCAGGATAGAAGCGACAACGCCGCACTTGCAGCAAGCATACTTGCATCAGCACTGTTCGTTGGATCGGCTGTGATGCTGCCTTACAGCCCGTACCTGGCGTACGGCGGCTTTGCTGCTGCGGCGGCTGCAGTTGCCGTCACGCTGAGAAAGAAGCTCTAG
- a CDS encoding CRISPR-associated protein Cas4, with product MVYDVYTKMLGSRNLREIVEKNLDKLQEDLSVKIDKKNPDKIHAIEATGCTRFAYYERRDPLPSDNVSKISSLLGNAMRHSFGNTRGEYKVEGLSLEVNADLIIADEFVVRFEVVQTLPEVPHPRHLLYLNACLFAFNKDEGFLIYMTAEGKTVEFSVTKNNRMFEEVIRRARVLSTLLKDGKAPIVEPSELCLNCRYYERCYARKQVKDEGTGFILEEIFKPKK from the coding sequence ATGGTATATGATGTATACACAAAAATGCTTGGCAGCAGGAACCTGCGGGAGATAGTAGAAAAGAACCTTGACAAGCTGCAGGAAGACCTGAGCGTCAAGATAGACAAAAAGAACCCTGACAAAATTCACGCGATCGAAGCTACCGGCTGCACAAGGTTTGCTTATTACGAGCGCAGAGACCCGCTGCCTTCAGACAATGTGTCCAAGATTTCCAGCCTGCTTGGCAACGCAATGCGCCACTCGTTTGGCAACACGCGTGGAGAATACAAGGTGGAGGGCCTGTCGCTTGAAGTCAACGCCGACCTGATAATTGCCGACGAATTTGTCGTCAGGTTCGAAGTAGTGCAGACCTTGCCAGAGGTTCCACATCCGCGCCACTTGCTGTATCTTAACGCCTGCCTCTTTGCGTTCAACAAGGACGAAGGCTTTTTGATCTACATGACTGCGGAGGGCAAGACCGTCGAGTTTTCTGTTACGAAAAACAACAGGATGTTTGAAGAGGTCATCAGGAGAGCAAGGGTGCTCAGCACGCTCCTAAAGGACGGCAAGGCGCCGATAGTCGAGCCCTCTGAGCTGTGCCTGAACTGCAGGTATTATGAAAGGTGCTATGCAAGAAAGCAGGTCAAGGACGAAGGCACGGGCTTTATACTGGAAGAAATCTTCAAGCCCAAGAAATAA
- the pyrH gene encoding UMP kinase, with translation MGAKERIVIKLSGRVFGDDAAGELKKYAAMLLEVSRQMQPVIVAGGGKIARHYISVARAFGSDEASLDIMGIEVSRLNARLLIAALGDHAYPVVPADLEQVSEAAAGGKIVVTGGLHPGQSTNATAALIAEKVRATKFLNATDVDGIYDSDPNKNKDAKLFKEITVKKCLELLGSENSAAGAYDLMDIVALKVIERSKIPTVVLKSDPATIKSAIANNKPIGGTRIIV, from the coding sequence TTGGGCGCTAAAGAGCGGATCGTGATAAAGTTATCAGGTAGAGTGTTCGGCGACGACGCGGCAGGCGAATTGAAAAAATATGCGGCTATGCTTCTTGAGGTAAGCAGACAGATGCAGCCCGTGATCGTGGCCGGCGGGGGCAAGATCGCGCGCCATTACATCAGCGTCGCAAGGGCCTTTGGCTCTGACGAGGCATCGCTTGACATCATGGGCATCGAGGTCTCTAGGCTCAATGCAAGACTCCTGATAGCAGCCCTTGGCGATCATGCATATCCTGTGGTGCCGGCTGACCTTGAGCAGGTAAGCGAGGCGGCCGCAGGCGGTAAAATAGTCGTGACCGGCGGCTTGCACCCGGGACAGAGCACTAATGCGACGGCCGCGCTGATTGCCGAGAAAGTCAGGGCCACAAAATTCCTTAATGCGACAGACGTTGACGGCATCTATGACTCTGACCCAAACAAGAACAAGGACGCCAAGCTCTTCAAGGAGATAACTGTGAAAAAGTGCCTTGAACTATTGGGTTCTGAAAACTCGGCTGCCGGTGCCTATGACCTGATGGATATTGTAGCACTGAAAGTGATAGAGCGGAGCAAGATACCGACAGTGGTGCTCAAGTCAGATCCGGCGACTATCAAGAGCGCAATAGCCAACAACAAGCCTATAGGGGGGACGCGCATCATAGTATAA